In one Oryza glaberrima chromosome 2, OglaRS2, whole genome shotgun sequence genomic region, the following are encoded:
- the LOC127764171 gene encoding 40S ribosomal protein S3a-like — MAVGKNKRISKGRKGSKKKTVDPFSKKDWYDIKAPTVFSVRNIGKTLVSRTQGTKIASEGLKHRVFEVSLADLQNDEDQAYRKVRLRAEDVQGRNVLTNFWGMSFTTDKLRSLVKKWQTLIEAHVDVKTTDNYMLRLFCIGFTKRRPNQVKRTCYAQASQIRQIRRKMVEIMANQASTCDLKELVSKFIPEVIGKEIEKSTSSIFPLQNVFIRKVKILKAPKFDLGKLMEVHGDYKEDVGMKLDRPAETDEAVAGEVAAAE, encoded by the exons ATGGCCGTGGGCAAGAACAAGAGGATCTCCAAGGGCAGGAAGGGCAGCAAGAAGAAGAC CGTCGATCCCTTTTCCAAGAAGGATTGGTACGACATCAAGGCGCCGACCGTGTTCTCCGTCCGCAACATCGGCAAGACCCTCGTCTCCAGGACCCAGGGGACCAag ATTGCATCTGAGGGTCTCAAGCATCGTGTCTTTGAAGTCTCCTTGGCGGATCTTCAGAATGACGAGGATCAGGCTTACAGGAAGGTTAGACTTCGTGCTGAGGATGTTCAGGGGAGGAATGTCCTCACGAATTTCTGG GGCATGAGTTTTACCACGGACAAGCTTAGGTCCTTGGTCAAGAAATGGCAAACATTGATTGAAGCCCATGTGGATGTTAAGACCACAGATAACTACATGCTCCGCCTGTTTTGCATTGGTTTCACCAAGCGCCGCCCAAATCAGGTGAAGCGTACCTGTTACGCTCAGGCTAGCCAGATCCGGCAG ATCCGCCGGAAGATGGTTGAGATCATGGCCAACCAGGCATCAACATGTGACTTGAAAGAACTGGTTTCAAAATTCATCCCTGAAGTCATTGGAAAGGAGATCGAGAAGTCAACTTCAAGTATATTCCCTCTCCAAAATGTGTTCATCCGCAAGGTGAAGATCTTGAAGGCACCGAAGTTTGATCTTGGGAAGTTGATGGAG GTACACGGTGACTACAAGGAAGATGTCGGTATGAAGCTGGACAGGCCTGCTGAGACTGACGAGGCGGTGGCAGGGGAGGTTGCAGCAGCTGAGTAG